A stretch of Anolis sagrei isolate rAnoSag1 chromosome X, rAnoSag1.mat, whole genome shotgun sequence DNA encodes these proteins:
- the LRG1 gene encoding leucine-rich alpha-2-glycoprotein yields the protein MGFAGILTLCLAICLQCRRLGAMPCPLPSSANITEFICSSPSLSDFPSGFPKEIRIISVEFTNISIISVDAFRALPHLQELHLSNNQLKTLPNSLWRDHPELTALDLTNNLLKDLPLGIFWKLPALQQLSLKGNRLAILRPSWFQALRQLKFLDLSNNRFNELPEECFVHLEQLTNLDLSYNFLRVLSAPAFKGLPHLNGLNLEVNQLRSVAGDTFQSIPELRFLFLQNNSLEALPAKVFAPLKMLEMLDLSHNQLSTLEPPFSKQVAESGLDLSGNPWVCDCRMEALAKWAKNNSVSLYSKQGVTCFSPPNLKGRAVMSLGESEFGSC from the coding sequence ATGGGTTTTGCGGGGATCCTTACGCTGTGCTTGGCGATATGCCTTCAATGCCGCCGCCTCGGGGCTATGCCATGCCCGCTGCCATCCTCTGCCAACATTACTGAATTCATCTGTTCCTCGCCATCTCTCAGTGACTTCCCTTCCGGCTTCCCCAAAGAGATCCGCATCATCTCCGTGGAGTTCACCAACATCTCAATTATCAGCGTGGACGCCTTCCGGGCCCTTCCGCACCTCCAGGAGCTCCACCTTTCCAACAACCAGCTCAAGACGCTGCCCAACAGCCTCTGGCGTGACCACCCCGAGCTGACCGCCTTGGACCTCACCAACAACCTCCTCAAAGACCTGCCACTGGGGATCTTCTGGAAGCTCCCTGCCTTGCAGCAGCTCTCCTTGAAGGGCAACCGCTTGGCGATCCTCCGTCCCTCATGGTTCCAAGCCCTGCGGCAGCTCAAGTTCCTCGACCTCTCCAACAATCGCTTCAACGAGCTGCCCGAGGAATGTTTTGTCCACCTCGAGCAGCTGACCAATCTGGACCTTTCGTACAATTTCCTCCGTGTGCTTTCAGCACCAGCGTTCAAGGGTCTGCCCCACCTCAACGGCTTGAACCTAGAGGTCAACCAACTGCGGTCGGTCGCAGGAGACACCTTCCAAAGCATTCCCGAACTCCGGTTCCTCTTCCTGCAAAACAACAGTTTGGAGGCACTCCCCGCCAAAGTTTTTGCCCCACTGAAAATGCTTGAGATGCTGGATCTGTCCCACAACCAACTCTCCACGCTGGAGCCTCCCTTTTCGAAACAGGTTGCTGAATCCGGGCTGGACCTCTCTGGAAACCCATGGGTCTGCGATTGCCGCATGGAGGCCTTGGCCAAATGGGCCAAGAACAACTCCGTCAGCCTTTATTCCAAGCAGGGTGTGACCTGTTtctctcccccaaacctcaaaGGCCGGGCCGTAATGTCACTTGGCGAGTCCGAATTTGGCTCCTGCTGA